In the Deferribacter desulfuricans SSM1 genome, TTTTTACCATATTTTATAATCAAATCGCTTCCACATTCTGGGCATTTTTTGTCAATACGCAAATCCATCACAAGTTTATTTTCAGCCTTTTTTAACTCCTGCTCAAAACTACTGTAAAAATCTGACAACACCTTTTTCCAATCAATCTCACCCTTTTCCACCTGATCTAAATCTTTCTCCATTTCGGCTGTAAATTTAACATCAAAAATTTTTGGAAAATTTGTTGTTAAAAGTTTATTTACTATCCTACCAAGCTCCGTTGGATAAAAACGGCGTTCTTTCACCTCTACATAGCCTCTATCCACAATTGTAGAAATAATCGTTGCATAGGTAGAAGGCCTACCAATCCCTTTTTGCTCTAAGGCTTTGACAAGAGTAGCTTCGGTGTATCTTGGCGGAGGTGAAGTAAACATTTGCTTTGAAACTATTTCTTTTAATATTGCTAAATCAGATTCTTTAACATCAGGGATAATCCCTTCTTCATCATTTTCTGATTCGTTGTCTTTCCCCTCTACATAAAGTTTCATAAAACCATCAAATTTTAAAATCTTACCCCTTGCAACAAAAGTGTAAACACCGTCGCTTATCTCTATTGTGCTTTTATCAAAAATCGCTGGTGCCATCTGGCTGGCCACAAATCTTTCCCAAATTAATTTATAAAGTTTATATTGGTCTTGGGTTAGATAATTTTTCACCGATTCCGGTTCTCTTAAAACAGAGGTTGGCCTGATAGCTTCGTGTGCATCCTGAACGTTTTGCTTTTTCTTTGATACCCTTTTTTCATTACTGCAATACTTTTCTCCAAATCTTTTTAATATATAATTTTGAGCTTCACTTTTAGCATCATCAGAAACTCTTGTAGAATCGGTACGCATATAAGTAATCAAACCCGTAGGCCCCTCAGCTCCAAGCTCAACCCCTTCATAAAGTTGTTGGGCAATCATCATTGTCTTTTTTGCAGAAAAGCTTAGCTTCCTGGCAGCTTCCTGCTGCAATGTGGATGTAATAAAAGGTAGAGGAGCAAACTGTTTGACCTCTTTCTTTTCAACCTTTGAGACATAAAACTCGTGATCTTTAATCTCTTTTTTAAAATTATCAACCTGCTCCTGAGTATTTAATTCAAACTTTTTACCGTTCTTTTTCTCTAATCTAGCTTTAATTTCATGATTATTGCACAGGAAAATACCATCGACTAAATGATATTCTTTAGGGACAAACTTTTCTATTTCCTCTTCGCGCTCACATATCAGACGAAGAGCCACACTCTGCACTCTTCCTGCTGATAAACCGTACTTTAAAGGTTTCCATAAAAGAGGGCTTACAAGATAACCAACAAGTCTATCAAGAATCCTTCTTGATTGCTGAGCATTAACCCTTTGAATATTTATATCTTTTGGGTTTGAAATCCCTTCTGCGACCCCTTTTTTCGTAATTTCATGAAATTCTACTCGCTTAATATTTGGGTTTTTCTTTTTAACCTCTTCAGCAATATGCCAAGCTATTGCCTCCCCTTCTCTATCTGGGTCAGGGGCAAGGTAAATCGTATCACTTTTTTCTGCCTCTTTTTTAAGAGCATCTATTATCTTTTTCTTCCCTTT is a window encoding:
- the topA gene encoding type I DNA topoisomerase is translated as MSKNLVIVESPAKARTIEKYLGKDFKVMASVGHVKDLPENELGVDIENGFKPKYRVIKGKKKIIDALKKEAEKSDTIYLAPDPDREGEAIAWHIAEEVKKKNPNIKRVEFHEITKKGVAEGISNPKDINIQRVNAQQSRRILDRLVGYLVSPLLWKPLKYGLSAGRVQSVALRLICEREEEIEKFVPKEYHLVDGIFLCNNHEIKARLEKKNGKKFELNTQEQVDNFKKEIKDHEFYVSKVEKKEVKQFAPLPFITSTLQQEAARKLSFSAKKTMMIAQQLYEGVELGAEGPTGLITYMRTDSTRVSDDAKSEAQNYILKRFGEKYCSNEKRVSKKKQNVQDAHEAIRPTSVLREPESVKNYLTQDQYKLYKLIWERFVASQMAPAIFDKSTIEISDGVYTFVARGKILKFDGFMKLYVEGKDNESENDEEGIIPDVKESDLAILKEIVSKQMFTSPPPRYTEATLVKALEQKGIGRPSTYATIISTIVDRGYVEVKERRFYPTELGRIVNKLLTTNFPKIFDVKFTAEMEKDLDQVEKGEIDWKKVLSDFYSSFEQELKKAENKLVMDLRIDKKCPECGSDLIIKYGKNGPFVACENYPDCKYSSDFKRGENGLIELVERKNGESTGLKCEKCGSEMVIKKSRFGEILACSGYPECKNIKNFIRLKDGIKVIEKNEKIDEKCPECGGNLFIKKGKNGLFLGCENYPDCKFTANFRVEDDKIIPVIKKIDDITCEKCGGKMVLKRSRRGSFFACENYPECKNTKSAITLEDGTITVKK